Proteins found in one Anopheles aquasalis chromosome 3, idAnoAquaMG_Q_19, whole genome shotgun sequence genomic segment:
- the LOC126579062 gene encoding protein GDAP2 homolog isoform X6, with protein sequence MSIVVPLVKVVAFEAVNAVITDSSPVRCTARAINGSQSIEVVNIHILTCVVVWSSFYQSESGIEMINNSFEFSSDDDSDTSPHDLEMGSDVEYSNINLSLAAQLTGTAHSFTQMQGDLDRQRLLGDRPRMIYESVLDDGLEGIEHQERYERLLRRAKTEDLSEVSGIGCLYQSGVDRLGRPVVVFCGKWFPAHNLDLEKALLYLIYLLDPIVKGDYVIAYFHTLTSSNNYPSLQWLKDVYSILPYKYKKNLKAFYIVHPTFWTKMMTWWFTTFMAPAIKTKVHSLPGVEHLYSAIAKDQLEIPAYITEYDMATNGIHYFQPITNTSSPAS encoded by the exons ATGAGTATAGTTGTTCCTCTCGTAAAAGTAGTTGCATTCGAGGCCGTGAATGCTGTTATCACGGACTCTTCCCCTGTTCGCTGTACTGCTCGTGCTATTAATGGTTCTCAAAGCATTGAGGTTGTTAACATACACATATTAACGTGTGTAGTGGTGTGGAGTAGTTTCTATCAAAGCGAATCCGGCATCGAAATGATAAACAATTCGTTCGAGTTTTCTT CTGATGACGATTCCGATACCAGCCCACATGATTTGGAAATGGGTTCAGACGTCGAATATAGCAACATTAATCTGAGCCTGGCCGCTCAACTGACCGGTACAGCGCACTCGTTCACGCAGATGCAG GGTGACCTGGATCGCCAACGACTCCTCGGTGATCGACCTCGTATGATATATGAAAGCGTGCTGGATGATGGTCTTGAAGGGATAGAACACCAGGAAAG ATACGAGCGCTTGCTGAGACGCGCCAAAACAGAAGACCTTTCGGAAGTGTCTGGCATCGGGTGTCTGTACCAAAGCGGTGTCGATAGGCTCGGTAGACCCGTGGTGGTATTCTGTGGCAAGTGGTTCCCCGCTCACAACCTTGATCTAGAGAAG GCTTTACTCTACCTGATATATCTGCTGGATCCGATTGTCAAAGGCGACTATGTGATCGCTTATTTCCACACGTTGACCAGCTCGAACAATTACCCATCACTGCAGTGGCTGAAGGACGTTTACAGCATACTGCCGTATAA ATACAAGAAAAATCTGAAAGCCTTCTACATCGTACATCCTACATTTTGGACAAAGATGATGACCTGGTGGTTCACGACTTTCATGGCACCCGCGATCAAAACCAAAGTACATTCCTTGCCCGGCGTTGAGCACTTGTATTCGGCCATAGCTAAGGATCAATTGGAAATTCCTGCCTACATAACCGAGTACGACATGGCG ACGAATGGCATACACTACTTCCAACCTATAACAAACACATCCTCTCCAGCCTCCTAA